In Juglans regia cultivar Chandler chromosome 13, Walnut 2.0, whole genome shotgun sequence, the following proteins share a genomic window:
- the LOC108997378 gene encoding uncharacterized protein LOC108997378, with the protein MAFRATSYWRSTLMRLGGNRSFASSTTPRMKLFAPTVDAAHGDTHNSRMAIKGEFAPLYMVLGMVVVAVTIGTHTAKQQLMHSPTVYVNKKRRESLPEVEDPDRVISSADKFVNKSFLRKVAHIQDHRRTLPDPVRPDPFTRPRNAETLKSVGVDPARH; encoded by the exons ATGGCTTTCAGGGCTACT AGCTATTGGAGATCAACGCTGATGCGATTGGGAGGAAACCGATCGTTTGCTTCCTCAACTACTCCAAGAATGAAACTGTTTGCACCGACGGTCGATGCAGCTCACGGCGATACCCATAATTCGAG GATGGCTATAAAGGGGGAGTTCGCACCACTGTATATGGTGCTGGGAATGGTGGTGGTAGCAGTGACTATAGGGACGCATACGGCCAAGCAGCAGCTCATGCATTCTCCGACGGTTTATGTCAACAAGAAGAGGAGAGAATCCCTACCGGAGGTGGAGGATCCGGACCGGGTTATTAGTTCTGCCGATAAGTTTGTGAACAAGTCTTTCCTCAGGAAGGTGGCTCACATCCAGGACCACCGCCGCACCCTCCCTGATCCTGTCCGCCCTGACCCCTTTACTCG GCCTCGGAATGCAGAGACCCTTAAATCGGTTGGAGTGGATCCTGCACGCCACTGA